DNA sequence from the Thunnus albacares chromosome 22, fThuAlb1.1, whole genome shotgun sequence genome:
TTATCGAGAGACAAACTTCACATTATAGGTTGAAgtgaacatgtgatcatgtttcCTCAATAGGACATGCAGTATGACTTCTGGTTGGCCAATCAAATGCAGTCTTGTCTCTGAAGAGTGAAGAAAAGATcaatgctgttttcatttcacatgACAAGTTGAACACGATGACATCTCCAGTGTTTGCTCTCTATCTCACATGTCTGTTTTTGGGGGAAACAggtgagttgtgtttttgtgattccAACTTGTTTCTTTAAGAGTGTATGCTCACTCCTCATACAAACGAttctaatatttttaatatttttaatatactgATTACGCTGAATTCTGTCACATTAAGTTGACAAAAATTTGCTCTGTTTCTCATTTCACTTCAGCTCAGACAACTGCTCTGAAATTCTCCTCTTCTGTTCGTCAAGACAGTAGTTTTATATCAGCTAATGTTGGTGACAGCGTATCTTTGAGATGTTCCTATAAAGGTGATGTTGCAGCAAAGCTTTACTGGTATAAACAAACTCTGGGGCAGAAACCAAGGATCATCTCCACCCTCTACGACTACAAAAGTAATGGCACTTTTCATAATGAATTCAACAACAATCCTCGCTTCACACTGGAtactgaaaacagtaaaaattacTTGAAGATCACAGATTTGCACATTTCAGACTCAGCTACTTACTACTGCATTGGTTGTTATTTATACAAGTTAGAATTTTCAGAGAACATTATTGTCAGTGTAAAGGGTTCAGGTTTGAACATCCAAGGTTCGGTCCATCAGTTGGCATCTGAGAGCATCCAGCCAGGAGGCTCTGTGACTCTgaactgtacagtacacactggGACCTGTGATGATGGagaacacagtgtttactggttcaaAAACTCTGAAGAATCTCATCCAGgaatcatttacacacatggagGCAGGAATATTCAGTGTGAGAGAAACAgcaacatacaaacacacaactgtgtCTACAACTTGACAATGAAGAGTCTGGATCTTTCTCATGCTGGGACCTACTACTGTGCTGTCGCCTCATGTGGACGGATAGTGTTTGGAAACGGGACCAAGCTGGACGTTGGCTGTAAGTAACTTTCTAGCAGACATTGTTTCATCCGATCAATACATGATTACTCCCTAATCAAAATTAACATCATAAtagagataaatctgagagcTGTGTAATatctctttatgtctctctgCAAATGAGGTAGACTCTCCTGTCTTGGTGTATTTCTTGAGTGGAGCTTTGGCGTTCACCACCATCCTCAGTGTTTTACTGGCTTTCTCAGTGTACAAGATGAAGAGAAACAGCTTCCAATCTGCAGGTAACTGTTTATATCTGACAGCTTGTATTCACTGGACATGACTTTgaataaaattactttttctgttttcacaacCAGAGTCTCAAGCAACGTTTTCAGCTTCCTCTGCAACAAACGGCGAGGTAAAACTTATTTTAACAGttgaattaatatttaaacacatttttacataacCATTATTGTTGGAGAGTTTTTTGGACAtcatgttgatgtttgtcaGGATCCATATTGTTATCAACTTGTACATATTTTGTCACCAGGGTTACCAAGAAGCAGACAACCTGCATTATGCTGCTTTAAGTGTGAACCTGCCCAACAGACCAAGAAGAGCGAGGAACAACACCaagaatgaatgtgtgtactcCAGTGTAAAGCAGTGGAAttagaaatgttgcatttttttttttgatattcaAAGTGTGATGTAGATTTACATGTTGATCTTgagataaatatatttttatagctTCCTTGTGGTCTGCAGTCAAAAGATAAGATCTCTTTAATCTTAGATGAGGTTAGTTAATGTGCACATTTAGCAAACGTCTCTGTTGCTTATTTCTTTGTGGTTTCAAGCAGGATTTCttaaaataagaagaaaaatctgtatttaaaaTACTGAGACAATGtttaatacatttgaataaattCTATTTTGATGAAACTAATGCATGTATTGTATAAgcacagattaattgatgactcatgtttttatatatacattttatatcattagtgatcacataaataatataagTTGATTATGGATCACTTTGACCTTGAGATaatatgtgtgggtgtgagttCAGTCCCTGGTAGCATTAACTGCAGCTTCATCATACAAGCGTGGCTGGTGGCATCATGTGAATCAGAGAAATCATGTAACTGACATCACTCACTCTAGTTAGTGGGTGACTCTCGTGTTCTGGCACAAAAGTAAAATGGCACAGGAAGGTTTTTATACTTACCTTCAGTACTTGAATCCACATATGTCCAAGTCAGGTACAATATATGAAGTCTGGAAATGTAACAATGTAACAGGCTGGAGGATGATCCCACTCTCACTCGGTGACTTCATTTGAAAACTGGATCTATTAGATCTGTTACTAACTCAGTCACTATTACACGACCAGGTTATCATTGTGTCTTCCCACTGTGTACTGTGTTCTACTGCACATCCAACATGCAGCCACTGTTTCAACATTTACTactgaaaatacagagaaatacttAGTGCTTGattgtttttacaaaacaagCTTGTATACAGACTTTGTTCCAGTGTGCAGATTTGGATACAAATATGAGACTAATTGACCAGTGAAAAGAAAATTTATGGTATATTTCCCTGATGAATTTTCCATAAATGTGGTCATTGTGACTCAATGAGTCATCCTAACATTGCACTCGCCAGCGTCAGTATAGAGATTCATGGACACGAAGactcacacaacacaacataatGTATATCGGGGTATGTACTGGTGCTTTATGAGTGTAACTCTGACCCACCACACATTACTGCATCGACTGTATACTGAACTGCATCTGAGTGCACAGCAGCACTGTGACTGAACACATCCAGTTACACACTGATGGaggactgcagctgctgctttgtgCTGCGCAAGTGCTGCTTTCACAATGCAGCCCATGTAGAGCAGGTTTAGGAGGAGGGGAAAAGCTTTCATGAAATACAGTGGTTatacattttggcacttttttgacaatgaacatatgtagaaaagaaaaagatgcaaTACATGAATTCAAGGGCTGACATCATGACTACAGTAGAGATAGGACAACTGTATAGCAAACTCCACTATGTAACAGGTAAgcatgacacttttcacagGCTGCTGATATGTTGACTAGAGTTTATAAACATAAtcaatacacacagacatgtaatCATTTCCTATTCAGGCTCTTTTTACAGTTAATATTTCAGCTGAATGCAGGTTAGCtattctgtgatttaaatgtCTATTACTAACATACCTTTCAATTAgcagctgttctgtttttactttcatatGTGTTCTCTGTGACTAGCAGCATGtccaggtatatgtgtcatttttacgGAGGTTTTTGAGCAGCAGGCTGTCTGTGCAGCTCAGGTCAGGTCTGTCTCTTACAACCCTGTATCCACTTCGGTCTCCTTAAAGGTTCAGTTTTTTGGTTCAGTAGCTTATAAAAACTTAGTTCTGGGTTCTTTATCCTGTTGGTAGCACATCccaccacacagcagcttttatgCATTTCCTGTTGTTTGCAAGCAGAAGTAACAAGGAGGAAGCTCCACGCAACACAAGGTCAATGGAGAgcaatgaattgttttcccctCCAGAGTGGGCGGGACTTAATCGGCTCTGTCTCTACAGTGCTggtcaaaaatatacaaatgaatCCTAAGTGCCGATTCTTTTGCGGGTTCAATACATACCAGACCTGCTGGTACATACTGCATCAAGGACGTACTAGTAGTCATGTCAACACTAACAAAAGCCCTCACCTTCTCCAGTCTATTCTGCTTATGTTACCAAACTAACTGTTAgcaatcaaaatgaaaacattgcaATGTTAAATAGTGCTAAAACTCATTTGAGTACTGtgtaaaactgtttatttgttAGGCAGTGCAGGTGACTGGTGACAGACTGACAGGTTTTCCCCTCCTACTTACTGTAGCTGTATTACTAGTACTAAAAACCTGTATATTAGACTCTACTCAACTGCTAATGCTGATACAACTGATACCATTCAGACTTGCTGCCTTCAACACATCCTGTACATGCTGATGCGCTGTCTGTTCATGTAGTCAGACACAgtttgttagcctgttagcttgttagcctgtaGATACTTTGCTACTTGCAGACTTTGGAGATCCTTCCTGCTGCAGTTTGGTTGATAAGATACTTTGACTACTTTAGTGCctgttaataattgttttacattttgattgaaatgtgttcattttctccaggtcatttcttattttctcatacgagtcagtatttttctttaatttttataAAAATCATACACATGTAGCACAattattactgtaaataaataaaaaaacaaactgatgcaATAAAATATTAGCTGTATTTAGTTCACAGCCCAATATTTTGAGAGGATAATGAagcataaatgtatttactaccacttgatacacacacatctggttAGAGTGTCCTGGTTAATGGCCTGAGAGGTCACTATAATGCACACTAGGTCACTAGTCCACCCACTACTAGAAGACTTGGAATACTTGATACATTTAGAAGTCCATCATCGAGTATACTGAGACAACTCAAACACTGGAACTTCCCAGTACTAATAGGGAACTACATCTGGGACCACTTgcatgttggtttgtttacatctgaGGCTGTGGATAGTTCAGTGTCTGTTTGACAATGTTAATAAATGCTGTAAATTCATTTGTAGTAGTTACACAGCTGGGATTATTCTCATCCATGGACACTTCTAGATCTTCTGAGTCTAAAAGCAAAAGGTCCCACTCTGCAGAAAAAGTTTTCCTCTTCACTCTTCAGGAGAACAGTGACTTcaggaacagcagcagtttctctgagGTAACTGTTACTGTACATTGTCTTTCCTGACAGTCCTGTTGCCTTTCTGCTTCCATTCTTTCTATTTCCTCTTTCAGttcttttatctcctctctggGGCGGCTGTGAATCAGGAGGTAGAGTGAGTCATCCACTAATTAGAAGGTCGGTGGGTCGAtgcccggctcctccagtccgcatgtcaaagtgtccttgggcaagatactgaaacCCAAATTACTCCCAATGGCTGCCATcgttgtgtgagtgtgtgtgtgaatgggttaGCATTAGAAGCattgtgaagagttttgaataTAAAAGCACTATATCACTCATGATGAGCAGGTTGGTGTTTATTGTAGAGCACTCTGAGTGTTCAGTAGACTTGAAAAGCGTTTAATAAGTGCAGTCATTTACCACCTGTGTACTCTggctcaaataaatacagttggccagtcaaagtgaaatgactcacaGTTGTCCTCATAATAGTCCACCAGATAATCCAATAAttgcatttagttttttttagctTCCTTACAGTCTAACTGCAGTGAAAGTCAGACTCATACATATAAACAAATTGAATGAATAAGCTGGGTGGTTCAGTTCACCAGTGAGCTGCCACGGACTTTTGTGAATCACCAGAATCTCTATGACAGAGCCAGAGAGAGCAACATTACCTGAAACATAGTGACagaatggccacatttatgggaaatacatcaggttcaAACAAACTGGACTTTTCCTTTAAACACTTAAAAGTGCAGCATCCTTATCAGGTCAAACTTTTCTGATTACATTGACTTTGTAAGATGAAAAGCCTGCAATTTCAAATGCAAAAGTGTCCTGCTTACTCAGGACAATTCACAGttagatcatttaaaagaaagcATGCAGCTATTTGTATGTGGATTTTATAACAGTTATAttctttaaaaatctttttcctCATTAAGTTACAACTACATCTACCAACTGATCTGCAAAATGCTGTGTCTCTAGTGTTCTTCACAGGTAGTTAAATATTCAAGCCTGCCCACTATGACCTGCTACATGATTATAttagatatttaatttttagtcattttatatttaatgccAAGATGTGAGCTGtcctttatatatttctgtcatcATGTGAATGTTGTGGAGAGACAAACTTCACATTATAGGTTGAAgtgaacatgtgatcatgtttcCTCAATAGGACACGCAGTATGACTTCTGGTTGGCCAATCAAATGCAGTCTTGTCTCTGAAGAGTGAAGAAAAGATCAATGCTCTTTTCATTTCACACGACAAGTTGAACACGATGACATCTCCAGTGTTTGCTCTCTATCTCACATGTCTTTTTTTGGGGAAAACAggtgagttgtgtttttgtgattccAACTTGTTTCTTTAAGAGTGTATGCTCACTCCTCATACAAACGAttctaatatttttaatgtactgaTTATGCTGAATTCTGTCACATTAAGTTAACAAAAAATTTGTTCTATTTCTCATTTCACTTCAGCTCAGACAACTGCTCTGAAATTCTCCTCTTCTGTTCGTCAAGACAGTAGTTTTATATCAGCTAATGTTGGTGACAGCGTATCTTTGAGATGTTCCTATAAAGGTGATGTTGCAGCAAAGCTTTACTGGTATAAACAAACTCTGGGGCAGAAACCAAGGATCATCTCCACCCTCTACGACTACGAAAGTAATGGCACTTTTTATAATGAATTCAGCAACAATCCTCGCTTCAAACTGGacactgaaaacagtaaaaatcatTTGAGGATCACAGATTTGCACATTTCAGACTCAGCTACTTACTACTGTGTTAGTAGCTTTTTAAACAAGATAGAATTTTTGGAGGGCACTACTCTCAGTGTAAAGGGTTCAGGTTTGAACATTCAAGCTTTGGTCCATCAGTCGGCATCTGAGAGCATCCAGCCAGGAGGCTCTGTGACTCTGAACTGTGCAGTACACACTGCGACCTGTGATGATGGAAAtcacagtgtttactggttcaaAAACTCTGAAGAATCTCATCCAGGagtcatttacacacatggaggcaggaatgatcagtgtgagaggaacaacaacacacaaacacacacctgtgtctaCAACTTGCCAATGAAGAGTCTGGATCTTTCTCATGCCGGGACCTACTACTGTGCTGTCGCCTCATGTGGACAGATACTGTTTGGAGACGGGACCAAGCTGGACGTTGGCTGTAAGTAACTTTCTAGCAGACATTGTTTCATCCGATCAATACATGATTACTCCCTAATCAAAATTAACATCATAAtagagataaatctgagagcTGTGTAATatctctttatgtctctctgCAAATGAGGTAGACTCTGCTGTCTTGGTGTATTTCTTGAGTGGAGCTTTGGCGTTCACCACTATCCTCAGTGTTTTACTGGCTTTCTCAGTGTACAAGATGAAGAGAAACAGCTTCCAATCTGCAGGTAACTGTTTATATCTGACAGCTTGTATTCACTGAACATGACTTTgaataaaattactttttctgttttcacaacCAGAGTCTCAAGCAACATTTTCAGCTTCCTCCACAACAAATGGCGAGGTAAAACTTATTTAACTGttgaattaatatttaaacacatttttaacacaaCCATTATTGTTGGAGAGTTTTTTGGAcattgtgttgatgtttgtcaGGATCCATATTGTTATCAACTTGTACATATTTTGTTACCAGAGTTACAAAGAAGCAGACAACCTGCATTATGCTGCTTTAAGTGTGAACCTGCCCAACAGATCAAGAAGAGCGAGGAACAACACCaagaatgaatgtgtgtactcCAGTGTAAAGCAGTAGAATTACATGTTACATTTccagttttaaagttttttattttttttgtttttatacaaaaatgtaGATTTACTATTGTAAGAAGAAAAATTGTACAGAcaatttttaatacatttgaataaattCCATTTTGATGAAACTAGTAAATGTATTGTATAAGCACAGATGAATTGATGACTCAtggcttttgtttttatacatacattttatatcattagtgatcacataaataatataagTTGATTATGGATCACTTTGACCTTGAGATaatatgtgtgggtgtgagttCAGTCCCTGGTAGCATTAACTGCAGCTTCATCATACAAGCGTGGCTGGTGGCATCATGTGAATCAGAGAAATCATGTAACTGACATCACTCACTCTAGTTAGTGGGTGACTCTCGTGTTCTGGCACAAAAGTAAAATGGCACAGGAAGGTTTTTATACCATCCTTCAGTACTTGAATCCACATATGTCCAAGTCAGGTACAATATATGAAGTCTTGAAATGTAACAATGCAACAGGCTGGAGGATGATCCCACTTTCACTCAGTGACTTCATTTGAAAACAGGATCTAGTAGATTTGTTACTAACTCAGTCACTATTACACGACCAGGTAATCGTTGTGTCTTCCCACTGTGTACTGTGTTCTACTGCACATCCAACATGCAGCCACTGTTTCAACATTTACTGctgaaaatacagagaaatacttAGTGCTTGattgtttttacaaaacaagCTTGTATACAGACTTTGTTCCAGTGTGCAGATTTGGATACAAATATGAGACTGACTGATCTATGAGGTGATTGGTTACTTAAAGGAAATTTATGGTATATTTCCCTGATGAATTTTCCATAAATGTGGTCATTGTGACTCAATGAgtcatgctaactttgcactCGCCAGTGTCAGTATAGAGATTCATGGACACGAAGactcacacaacacaacatataTCGGGGTATATAATGGTGCTTTATGAGTGTAACTTCGACCCACCACACATTACTGCATCGACTGTATACTGAGCTGCATCTGAGTGCACAGCAGCACTGTGACTGAACACATCCAGTTACACACTGATGGaggactgcagctgctgctttgtgCTGCTTTCACCATGCAGCCCATGTAGAGCAGGTTTAAGAGGGGAAAAGCTTTCATGAAATACAGTGGTTGTATATTTTGGCACTTTTTTGATGATAAACCCATGTAACAATTTGTGGGTTTTAGCAGGATGTAAGAGTGTTTCCACTCTCACAAGGATATCTCTTGAGCCAAATCcacttaaaggaaaattccgcttcatttcaacctgatgtatttcccgTAAATGTGGTTATTGTGAGTCTGTGTGTCGTGCTAATtttgctctctccagctctgttaTAGAGATTCAGGGAATTAACAAAGAGGTCTGTCATTGGGACAAACTGCTGAGACTCCTTCAACTTCCCAAATAAACATGAATCACTTCAAAAGTGTGTTTCTCAGTCTGAAcgaaagtaaagaaagaaactaGCTGCCTGTAGTACCCATTATGGCTAACTCCGtagagaagaaagacagaatgcATCCCGCCCACCGGAGGGGAAAACAGTCGGCGCCATAATATGCAACCAAGAGCTGAAATGCTAACAAAATGCCTCTAGCTAGTGAACAACATTAGATTTCAGCATgtcaaatgattattttagtGCCCTATGTCTACCGGAGTGTAAAAGGTAGTTTATAGTAAATGCTGAAACCTGTTACATTGTATATGCTAAGATGCAATACATGAATGCAAGGGCTGATATCATGTCTATATAACTGTATAGCAAACTCCACTATGTAACAGGTAAgcatgacacttttcacagGCTGCTGATATGTGGACTAcagtttataatataataaatataacataatcaatacacacagacatgcaatcaTTTCCTATTCAGGCTCTTTTTACAGTTAATATTTCAGCTGAATGCAGGTTAGctattctgtgatttaaacGTCTATTACTAACCTACCTTTCAATTAAGCAGCTGTTCTTACTTCTAAAAACTTAGTTCTGGGTTCTTTACCCTGTTGGTAGTGCATCccaccacacagcagcttttagcCATTTTCTGTTGTTCGCTAGCAGACAAAAGTGACAAGGAGGAAGCTCCACGCAACACAAAGTCAATGGAGAGTGATGAATTGTTTTCCCCTCCAGAGTGGGCGGGACTTAATCGACTCTGTCTCTACAGTGCTGGTCAAAAATTTACAAATGAATCCTAAGTGTCGATTCTTTACTGGGTTGATGTAAACACTAACAAAAGCCCTCACCTTCTCCAACCTGTTCTGCTTATGTTACCAAACTGACTGCCAGCGatcaaaatagaaaaattaTAATGTTAAATAGTGCTAAAACTCACTTGAGTACTGTGTGAAACTGTTTAGTTGTTAGGCAGTGCAGGTGACTGGTGACAGACTGACAGGTTTTCCCCTCCTACTTACTGTAGCTGTATAACTAGTACTACAAACCTGTATACTAGACTCAACTGCCAATACTGATATAACTGATACCATTCAGACTTGATGCCTTCAACACATCCTGTACATGCTGATGCGCTGTCTGTTCATGTAGAGTCAGACACAGTTTGCtagcctgttagcttgttagcctgtaGAGACTGTGCTACTTGTAGACTTTGGAGAtcctttctgctgcagtttgGTTGATAAGATACTTTGACTACTTTAGTGCctgttaataattgttttgcattttgattgaaatgtgttcattttctccaggtcatttcttattttctcatacgagtcagtgtttttctttatttactatAAAAATCATACACATGTAGCACAATtatcactgtaaataaaaaaacaaacaaaccgaTGCAATAAAATATCAGCTGTATTTAGTTTACAGCCCAGTATTTTGAGAGGATAATGAAGCATAAATTTATTTACTACCacttgatacacacacatctggttAGAGTATCCTGGTTAATGGCCTGAGAGGTCACTATAATGCATAGTAGGTCACTAGTACACCCACTACTAGAAGACTTGGAATACTTGATACATTTAGGAGTCCATCATCGAATATACTGAGACAACTCCAACATTGGAACTTCCCAGTACTAATAGGGATCTACACCCAGGACCACTTgcatgttggtttgtttacgtCTGAGGCTGTGGATAGTTCAGTGTCTGTTTGACAATGTAAATAAATGCTGTAAATCCATTTTTGGTAGTTACACAGCTGGGATTACTCTCATCCATTGACACTTCTAGATCTTCTGAGTCTGACAGCTACAGGTCCCACTCTGCAGAAAAAGTTTTCCTCTCCACTCTTCAGGAGAACAGTGACTTcaggaacagcagcagtttctctgagGTAACTGCTACTGTACGTTGTCTTTCCTGACAGTCCTGTTGCCTTTCTGCCTCCATTCTTTCTATTTCCTCTTTCAGttcttttatctcctctctgtgGTGGCTGTGACTCAGGACGTAGAGTGAGTCATCCACTAATTGGAAGGTCAGTGGGTCGAtgcccggctcctccagtccgcatgtcaaagtgttcttgggcaagatactgaaccccaaattactCCCAATGGTTGCCGTcagtgtgtgagcgtgtgtgtgaatgggttaGTATTAGAAGCATTGTAGAGAGCTTTAGATATAAAAGTACTATAtcactcctgatgagcaggttggtgTGTATTGTAGAGCACTCTGAGTGTTCAGTAGACTTGAAAAGCATTTTATAAGTGCACTCATTTACCACCTGTGTACTCTGtctcaaataaatacagttggCCAGTCAAAGTTAAATGACTCACGATTGTCCTCATAATAGTCCACCAGATAATCCAATAATtgcatttagtttttttagtttccttacaATCTAACCGCAGTGAAAGTCAgcctcacacatatacacaaattgGATGAATAAGCTGGGTGGTTCAGTTCACCAGTAAGCTAACATGGGTATTTGTGAAtcagagagagtcagagagagcaACATTACCTGACACATAGAtccacaatggccacatttatgggaaatacatcaggttcaaataaactgtaattttcctttaaacacTTAAAAGTGCAGCATCCTTATCAGGTCAAACTTTTCTGAT
Encoded proteins:
- the LOC122973258 gene encoding immunoglobulin kappa light chain-like isoform X1; translated protein: MTSPVFALYLTCLFLGETAQTTALKFSSSVRQDSSFISANVGDSVSLRCSYKGDVAAKLYWYKQTLGQKPRIISTLYDYKSNGTFHNEFNNNPRFTLDTENSKNYLKITDLHISDSATYYCIGCYLYKLEFSENIIVSVKGSGLNIQGSVHQLASESIQPGGSVTLNCTVHTGTCDDGEHSVYWFKNSEESHPGIIYTHGGRNIQCERNSNIQTHNCVYNLTMKSLDLSHAGTYYCAVASCGRIVFGNGTKLDVGYSPVLVYFLSGALAFTTILSVLLAFSVYKMKRNSFQSAESQATFSASSATNGEGYQEADNLHYAALSVNLPNRPRRARNNTKNECVYSSVKQWN
- the LOC122973258 gene encoding immunoglobulin kappa light chain-like isoform X2 translates to MTSPVFALYLTCLFLGETAQTTALKFSSSVRQDSSFISANVGDSVSLRCSYKGDVAAKLYWYKQTLGQKPRIISTLYDYKSNGTFHNEFNNNPRFTLDTENSKNYLKITDLHISDSATYYCIGCYLYKLEFSENIIVSVKGSGLNIQGSVHQLASESIQPGGSVTLNCTVHTGTCDDGEHSVYWFKNSEESHPGIIYTHGGRNIQCERNSNIQTHNCVYNLTMKSLDLSHAGTYYCAVASCGRIVFGNGTKLDVGCRLSCLGVFLEWSFGVHHHPQCFTGFLSVQDEEKQLPICRVSSNVFSFLCNKRRGLPRSRQPALCCFKCEPAQQTKKSEEQHQE